The proteins below are encoded in one region of Streptomyces sp. NBC_00490:
- a CDS encoding alpha-L-fucosidase codes for MTVSRRTFVAGSVSAFLATGLTPTSAAGAPLPAEPGYRIPVGPDDTAEDLVRKASDVRPTPRQIAWQALERTAFLHFGVNTFTGLEWGTGDEDPDVFQPAGLDTDQWARALRDGGFKLAILTVKHHDGFVLYPSRYSGHTVASSSWRDGQGDVLRSFADSMRRHGIKVGVYISPADENQYLDGVYANGSARSTRTIPTLVEGDDRTPARTYTLDATDYGAHMLNQLYEVLTEYGPVDEVWFDGAQGRIPPDKVESYDWDSWYTLVRALAPDAAIAVTGPDLRWVGNESGLAREDEWSVVPVKENQYGRTDWALSYDTADQGSRAALVRAQPDTDYLQWWPAECDVSIRDGWFYHADQQPKSVDQLTDIYFGSVGRNAVLLLNIPPDTDGLLPAADVTRLREFRERIDRELPEDLARGARTTVAPGLVTVDLGTAREVDRFRLAEDIAHGQQVESFVVEALRDGAWTEVTRAGTVGASRILLLPVPVRARRWRVRVTGSRSTVRMAQFAMYRSRR; via the coding sequence ATGACCGTCTCCAGACGCACCTTCGTCGCCGGCTCGGTCTCGGCGTTCCTCGCGACCGGCCTCACCCCGACATCCGCCGCCGGAGCCCCTCTCCCGGCCGAACCCGGCTACCGCATCCCCGTCGGCCCCGACGACACGGCCGAGGACCTGGTGCGCAAGGCGTCCGACGTCCGGCCCACCCCACGGCAGATCGCCTGGCAGGCCCTGGAGCGCACCGCGTTCCTGCACTTCGGCGTCAACACCTTCACCGGCCTGGAATGGGGGACGGGGGACGAGGACCCGGACGTCTTCCAGCCCGCCGGCCTGGACACCGACCAGTGGGCCAGGGCCCTGCGCGACGGCGGCTTCAAGCTGGCCATCCTCACCGTCAAGCACCACGACGGCTTCGTCCTCTACCCCTCCCGCTACTCCGGCCACACCGTCGCCTCCAGCAGCTGGCGGGACGGACAGGGCGACGTCCTGCGCTCCTTCGCCGACTCCATGAGGCGCCACGGCATCAAGGTCGGCGTCTACATCTCACCCGCCGACGAGAACCAGTACCTGGACGGCGTCTACGCCAACGGCAGCGCCCGCTCCACACGCACCATCCCCACCCTCGTCGAGGGCGACGACCGCACCCCCGCGCGGACGTACACGCTGGACGCCACCGACTACGGCGCCCACATGCTCAACCAGCTCTACGAAGTCCTCACCGAATACGGCCCGGTCGACGAGGTGTGGTTCGACGGCGCCCAGGGCCGCATCCCGCCGGACAAGGTGGAGAGCTACGACTGGGACAGCTGGTACACCCTGGTGCGCGCGCTCGCGCCGGACGCGGCGATCGCCGTCACCGGCCCCGACCTGCGCTGGGTCGGCAACGAGAGCGGGCTGGCGCGCGAGGACGAGTGGAGCGTCGTGCCGGTCAAGGAGAACCAGTACGGGCGCACCGACTGGGCCCTGTCCTACGACACCGCCGACCAGGGCAGCCGTGCCGCGCTGGTGCGGGCGCAGCCCGACACCGACTACCTCCAGTGGTGGCCCGCGGAGTGCGATGTGTCCATCAGGGACGGCTGGTTCTACCACGCCGACCAACAACCCAAGAGCGTCGACCAGTTGACGGACATCTACTTCGGGTCCGTGGGGCGCAACGCGGTGCTCCTCCTCAACATCCCGCCGGACACCGACGGGTTGCTGCCCGCCGCGGACGTGACCCGGCTGCGTGAGTTCCGTGAACGCATCGACCGGGAGCTGCCCGAGGACCTGGCACGCGGCGCCCGTACGACCGTCGCACCCGGCCTGGTGACCGTTGACCTCGGCACCGCCCGCGAGGTGGACCGGTTCCGGCTGGCCGAGGACATCGCGCACGGTCAGCAGGTCGAGAGCTTCGTGGTGGAGGCGCTGCGCGACGGGGCCTGGACGGAGGTGACCCGGGCCGGGACGGTCGGGGCGAGCCGGATCCTGCTGCTGCCGGTTCCGGTGCGGGCCCGGCGGTGGCGGGTGCGGGTCACCGGGTCCCGGAGCACCGTACGGATGGCGCAGTTCGCCATGTACAGGTCGCGCCGCTGA
- a CDS encoding sugar ABC transporter substrate-binding protein translates to MPCRTVRKRNSSRMVGAVAAAAVASLVLGACGSTKDSAGSADSGKGDGTGKVGVILPLLTSPFWQSYNDYVPKMAKSEEVDALKTVNSNSDPSQQITDINNQLNQGVEGLVVAPLDSAAIEAGLEQAERKGVPVVAVDVAPDKGKVAMVVRANNVAYGEKACDYLGKQIPSGKVVQIMGDLASVNGRDRSEAFRACVKEKFPKLKVLEIPAKWESDTAASKLDTLLNANPDIKGIYMQAGGVYLAPTLQTLKSKGMLKKAGQAGHITIVSNDGIPQEFDAIRKGQIDATVSQPADLYAKYGMYYIKAAMQGKTFRPGPTDHDSTIVKLPSGILEDQLPAPLVTKENVDDPELWGNTVG, encoded by the coding sequence ATGCCGTGCAGGACAGTGCGAAAGCGGAACAGTTCCCGGATGGTCGGCGCGGTGGCAGCGGCCGCGGTCGCCTCGCTCGTGCTCGGCGCGTGCGGGAGCACCAAGGACAGCGCCGGCTCGGCCGACAGCGGGAAAGGGGACGGCACCGGCAAGGTCGGGGTGATCCTGCCCCTGCTCACCTCGCCGTTCTGGCAGTCGTACAACGACTACGTCCCGAAGATGGCGAAGTCCGAGGAGGTGGACGCGCTGAAGACCGTCAACTCCAACAGTGACCCCTCACAGCAGATCACCGACATCAACAACCAGCTCAACCAGGGCGTCGAGGGCCTGGTCGTCGCCCCGCTGGACAGTGCCGCCATCGAGGCCGGCCTCGAGCAGGCCGAACGCAAGGGCGTCCCCGTGGTCGCCGTCGACGTCGCGCCCGACAAGGGCAAGGTCGCCATGGTCGTCCGCGCGAACAACGTCGCCTACGGCGAGAAGGCCTGCGACTACCTCGGCAAGCAGATCCCCTCCGGCAAGGTCGTGCAGATCATGGGCGACCTCGCCTCGGTCAACGGCCGGGACCGCTCGGAGGCGTTCCGCGCCTGTGTGAAGGAGAAGTTCCCCAAGCTGAAGGTGCTGGAGATCCCCGCCAAGTGGGAGTCCGACACCGCGGCCTCCAAACTGGACACCCTCCTGAACGCCAACCCCGACATCAAGGGCATCTACATGCAGGCCGGCGGCGTCTATCTCGCGCCGACCCTGCAGACCCTGAAGTCAAAGGGAATGCTCAAGAAGGCCGGCCAGGCGGGCCACATCACGATCGTCTCCAACGACGGCATCCCGCAGGAGTTCGACGCCATCCGCAAGGGCCAGATCGACGCCACCGTCTCCCAGCCCGCCGACCTGTACGCCAAGTACGGCATGTACTACATCAAGGCGGCGATGCAGGGGAAGACCTTCCGCCCCGGCCCGACGGACCACGACTCCACGATCGTCAAGCTGCCCAGCGGCATCCTCGAGGACCAGCTGCCCGCCCCCCTGGTCACCAAGGAGAACGTCGACGACCCCGAGCTGTGGGGCAACACGGTCGGATGA
- a CDS encoding sugar ABC transporter ATP-binding protein produces the protein MSSQTITPLVEARGIVKRYGPTTALADGRLTVLPGESHALVGRNGAGKSTLVTVLTGLQAPDEGEVRFDGEPAPGLADRDAWRRKVACVYQKPTVVPELTVAENLFINRQPLKGRFISWRRLREEAAALLDTWDVHVDPEARTSDLKVEDRQMVEIARALSFGARFIVLDEPTAQLDKREIERLFARMRALQENGVTFLFISHHLQEVYEVCQTVTVLRDARWITTAPVADMPRAALVEAMAGESIAEQTMAVRDVDSTAPVVLEARGLTSDAYQDVDLTVRRGEVVGLAGISGSGKTELAESFTGLHTPTGGTARLDGERLPFGDVRRSLEAGVGCVPRDRHGQGLVFGMTIGDNATMTVLDRLGRFGFVASDRKRGFATELIERLDIHTEGPDQPVSDLSGGNAQKVVMARALASDPRLLVLINPTAGVDVKSKESLLSRVDTAREDGTAVLVVSDELDDLRRCDRVLVLFHGRVVAEHPAGWRDHELIASIEGVDQHG, from the coding sequence ATGAGCAGCCAGACCATCACCCCCCTCGTCGAGGCCCGCGGCATCGTCAAGCGCTACGGCCCCACCACCGCACTCGCCGACGGCAGGCTCACCGTCCTGCCCGGCGAGTCCCACGCCCTCGTCGGCCGCAACGGCGCCGGCAAGTCGACCCTGGTCACCGTGCTCACCGGCCTCCAGGCGCCCGACGAGGGCGAGGTCCGCTTCGACGGCGAGCCCGCACCCGGGCTCGCCGACCGGGACGCGTGGCGCCGCAAGGTCGCCTGCGTCTACCAGAAGCCGACCGTCGTCCCCGAACTCACCGTCGCCGAGAACCTGTTCATCAACCGGCAGCCCCTCAAGGGCCGGTTCATCAGCTGGCGCCGCCTCAGAGAAGAGGCCGCGGCACTCCTGGACACCTGGGACGTGCACGTCGACCCGGAGGCGCGCACCTCCGACCTCAAGGTCGAGGACCGCCAAATGGTGGAGATCGCCCGGGCGTTGAGCTTCGGCGCCCGCTTCATCGTCCTCGACGAACCGACCGCCCAGCTCGACAAGCGGGAGATCGAACGGCTCTTCGCCCGGATGCGGGCCCTCCAGGAGAACGGGGTCACCTTCCTCTTCATCTCCCACCATCTCCAGGAGGTCTACGAGGTCTGCCAGACCGTCACCGTCCTGCGGGACGCCCGCTGGATCACCACGGCACCCGTGGCCGACATGCCCCGCGCGGCCCTCGTCGAGGCCATGGCCGGAGAGAGCATCGCCGAGCAGACCATGGCGGTGAGGGACGTGGACAGCACCGCACCCGTCGTCCTGGAAGCCCGCGGCCTCACCTCGGACGCCTACCAGGACGTCGACCTGACCGTCCGCCGCGGCGAGGTCGTCGGGCTCGCCGGCATCAGCGGCAGCGGCAAGACCGAGCTCGCCGAATCGTTCACGGGACTGCACACGCCCACCGGCGGCACCGCCCGGCTCGACGGCGAGCGGCTGCCGTTCGGGGACGTACGCCGCTCCCTGGAGGCCGGCGTCGGCTGCGTTCCGCGCGACCGGCACGGCCAGGGCCTGGTGTTCGGCATGACCATCGGCGACAACGCCACCATGACCGTCCTCGACCGGCTCGGCCGCTTCGGCTTCGTCGCCAGCGACCGCAAGCGCGGCTTCGCCACCGAGCTGATCGAGCGTCTCGACATCCACACCGAGGGTCCCGACCAGCCGGTCTCCGACCTCTCCGGCGGCAACGCGCAGAAGGTCGTCATGGCCCGCGCCCTGGCCTCCGACCCCCGCCTGCTGGTGCTCATCAACCCCACCGCGGGCGTCGACGTGAAGTCCAAGGAATCCCTGCTGTCCCGCGTGGACACCGCCCGCGAGGACGGCACCGCCGTCCTCGTCGTCTCCGACGAACTCGACGACCTGCGCCGCTGCGACCGCGTCCTCGTCCTCTTCCACGGCCGCGTGGTCGCCGAGCACCCGGCGGGCTGGCGCGACCACGAGCTGATCGCCTCCATCGAAGGAGTGGACCAACATGGCTGA
- a CDS encoding alpha/beta hydrolase family protein, with protein MRIRGTACAAAGLTLVVAIGCTGGDDETAPAPEKTSASDRPSTATPSPSRKPVNPVSLPALMRKEHRGSGLRLGTVLARTDAYTSYRVTYESNGLTISGLMNIPRGKGPFPALVLAHGYIDPAVYTTGRGLAREQDLLARNGYVVLHTDYRNHAASDDDPDSDIDLRLGYTEDVIGAALALRGSGRPEIDGDRLGLLGRSMGGGVVYNTLVVAPGLFDAAVAFAPVSSRPDENIDHFQRAEGDPLVAEIDAKYGTPEENPVFWREVSPRTYVDRVTEPLLIHHGTADDTCPIVWSERMAAALSAAGKRVELRTYQGEGHTFYPRWTASMDATMDFFSRHLR; from the coding sequence ATGCGGATACGGGGAACGGCCTGTGCCGCCGCCGGGCTGACGCTGGTCGTCGCGATCGGCTGCACCGGGGGCGACGACGAGACCGCGCCGGCACCGGAGAAGACCTCCGCGTCGGACCGACCCTCCACCGCCACGCCCTCCCCCAGCAGGAAGCCCGTCAACCCGGTCTCCCTGCCCGCCCTCATGCGGAAGGAGCACCGGGGTTCCGGCCTCCGCCTCGGCACCGTCCTGGCCCGCACCGACGCCTACACCAGTTACCGGGTGACGTACGAGTCGAACGGTCTGACGATCTCCGGGCTCATGAACATCCCCCGTGGCAAGGGCCCCTTCCCGGCGCTGGTGCTGGCGCACGGCTACATCGACCCCGCCGTCTACACGACCGGCCGCGGGCTCGCCCGGGAGCAGGACCTCCTGGCCCGCAACGGCTACGTCGTCCTGCACACCGACTACCGCAATCACGCGGCCTCGGACGACGACCCCGACAGTGACATCGACCTGCGTCTCGGCTACACCGAGGACGTCATCGGCGCCGCGCTGGCGCTGCGCGGCTCCGGACGCCCGGAGATCGACGGCGACAGGCTCGGGCTGCTCGGCCGCTCGATGGGCGGCGGCGTCGTCTACAACACCCTGGTGGTGGCACCGGGTCTGTTCGACGCGGCGGTCGCCTTCGCGCCGGTCAGCTCCCGCCCGGACGAGAACATCGACCACTTCCAGCGCGCGGAGGGCGACCCGCTCGTCGCCGAGATCGACGCCAAGTACGGCACGCCCGAGGAGAATCCGGTGTTCTGGCGGGAGGTCTCGCCCCGCACCTACGTGGACCGGGTGACCGAGCCGCTGCTGATCCACCACGGCACCGCGGACGACACCTGCCCGATCGTCTGGTCGGAGCGGATGGCCGCCGCCCTGAGCGCGGCCGGCAAACGCGTCGAGCTCCGCACGTACCAGGGCGAGGGCCACACCTTCTACCCACGGTGGACGGCCTCCATGGACGCCACCATGGACTTCTTCTCCCGGCATCTGCGGTGA
- a CDS encoding aldo/keto reductase: MRTPRTPSGLGFGAAGIGNLFTEVTDEQAYEAVSAAWQRGIRYYDTAPHYGIGLSERRLGAALREHPREQYTISTKVGRRLEPRAGGGDDLADGFAVPATHRRVWDFTEDGIRRTLDASLERLGLDRVDVVYLHDPDDHAEAAFREGYPALEKLRSEGVVGAIGAGMNQTEMLTRFVRDTDVDVVLCAGRYTLLDHSALTDLLPAAVARGTSVVVGGAFNSGLLADPRPGATYDYADAPPELLDRALRLKSVAERHGITLRAAALAFCAAHPAVTSVLVGARSAAEVHDCADQFETAVPPEFWQELRDTGFLPAKEPS, encoded by the coding sequence GTGAGAACCCCCCGCACCCCCAGCGGCCTGGGGTTCGGAGCGGCCGGCATCGGCAACCTCTTCACCGAGGTCACCGACGAGCAGGCGTACGAGGCCGTGTCCGCCGCCTGGCAGCGCGGCATCCGCTACTACGACACCGCGCCCCACTACGGCATCGGCCTCTCCGAACGCCGCCTCGGCGCGGCCCTGCGCGAGCACCCGCGCGAGCAGTACACGATCTCGACGAAGGTCGGCCGCCGCCTGGAACCGAGGGCCGGCGGCGGTGACGACCTCGCGGACGGCTTCGCGGTCCCCGCCACGCACCGCCGCGTCTGGGACTTCACCGAGGACGGCATCCGACGCACCCTGGACGCCAGCCTGGAACGGCTCGGCCTCGACCGCGTCGACGTCGTCTACCTCCACGACCCCGACGACCATGCCGAAGCGGCCTTCCGGGAGGGCTACCCGGCCCTGGAGAAGCTCCGCTCGGAGGGCGTGGTCGGCGCGATCGGCGCCGGCATGAACCAGACGGAGATGCTCACCCGCTTCGTCCGCGACACCGACGTCGACGTGGTGCTGTGCGCGGGCCGCTACACGCTGCTGGACCACAGCGCGCTGACCGACCTGCTGCCGGCGGCCGTGGCCCGCGGCACCTCCGTCGTCGTCGGGGGTGCCTTCAACTCCGGCCTGCTGGCCGACCCGCGCCCGGGAGCGACGTACGACTACGCCGACGCGCCGCCCGAGTTGCTGGACCGGGCGCTGCGCCTGAAGTCGGTCGCCGAACGTCACGGCATCACCCTGCGGGCCGCCGCCCTGGCCTTCTGCGCGGCCCACCCCGCGGTGACCAGCGTCCTCGTCGGCGCCCGCTCGGCCGCCGAAGTCCACGACTGCGCGGACCAGTTCGAGACCGCAGTACCACCGGAGTTCTGGCAGGAGCTCAGGGACACCGGTTTCCTGCCGGCGAAGGAGCCGTCATGA
- a CDS encoding L-rhamnose mutarotase produces the protein MRVALHTKVRADRVAEYDAAHREVPRELTDAIRAGGATSWTIWRSGTDLFHVLECEDYGRLLAELEKLPVNVAWQARMAELLDVVHDYSDEGAAAGLPVVWELP, from the coding sequence ATGAGAGTCGCCCTGCACACCAAGGTCCGCGCCGACCGCGTCGCCGAGTACGACGCGGCCCACCGCGAGGTCCCGAGGGAACTCACCGACGCGATCCGCGCCGGCGGCGCCACCTCCTGGACCATCTGGCGCAGCGGCACCGACCTCTTCCACGTCCTGGAGTGCGAGGACTACGGCCGGCTCCTCGCCGAACTGGAGAAACTGCCGGTCAACGTCGCCTGGCAGGCCCGTATGGCCGAGCTCCTCGACGTCGTGCACGACTACTCCGACGAGGGCGCGGCCGCCGGTCTGCCCGTCGTATGGGAGCTGCCGTGA
- a CDS encoding ABC transporter permease, with product MADTKAPPVKLPRVPEARVARTVLLRRARELALVPALLVLMVLGTIVNDSFLTERNLISILGASAALAMVVLAESLVLITGKFDLSLESVVGIAPAVGALLVLPAAQSGWGTELPAPLALLAVLLVGAGVGAFNGVLVVKFKLNAFIVTLAMLIVLRGLLVGATKGKTLFGMPDSFYSLATTTFLTVPMSVWVAAIAFAVAGLVLKYHRIGRALYAIGGNADAARAAGIRVERVMLGVFVVAGTLAAVGGIMQTGYVGAISANQGNNMIFTVFAAAVIGGISLDGGKGTMFGALTGVLLLGVVQNLLTLAQVPSFWIQAIYGGIILLALIIARVTTGRAQD from the coding sequence ATGGCTGACACCAAGGCGCCGCCGGTGAAGCTGCCGCGCGTGCCCGAGGCGCGGGTGGCCCGTACGGTCCTGCTGCGCCGCGCCCGCGAACTGGCCCTCGTGCCCGCCCTGCTGGTGCTCATGGTGCTGGGTACGATCGTCAACGACTCGTTCCTCACCGAACGCAACCTGATCTCGATCCTCGGCGCCTCCGCCGCACTCGCCATGGTCGTGCTGGCCGAGTCGCTGGTGCTGATCACCGGCAAGTTCGACCTGTCCCTGGAGTCCGTCGTCGGCATCGCGCCCGCCGTGGGCGCGCTGCTGGTGCTGCCGGCCGCCCAGTCCGGCTGGGGCACCGAACTCCCGGCCCCACTCGCCCTGTTGGCGGTTCTGCTGGTGGGCGCCGGCGTCGGCGCCTTCAACGGCGTCCTCGTCGTCAAGTTCAAGCTCAACGCGTTCATCGTGACGCTCGCGATGCTGATCGTGCTGCGCGGACTGCTGGTCGGAGCGACCAAGGGCAAGACGCTGTTCGGGATGCCCGACAGCTTCTACTCCCTGGCGACCACCACCTTCCTGACCGTCCCGATGTCGGTGTGGGTCGCGGCGATCGCCTTCGCCGTCGCCGGACTCGTCCTGAAGTACCACCGCATCGGCCGCGCCCTGTACGCCATCGGCGGCAACGCCGACGCGGCCCGCGCCGCCGGTATCCGCGTGGAACGCGTGATGCTCGGCGTGTTCGTGGTCGCGGGCACCCTGGCCGCGGTCGGCGGGATCATGCAGACCGGGTACGTGGGCGCGATCAGCGCCAACCAGGGCAACAACATGATCTTCACCGTGTTCGCGGCCGCGGTGATCGGCGGCATCAGCCTCGACGGCGGCAAGGGCACCATGTTCGGCGCCCTGACCGGCGTACTCCTCCTCGGAGTCGTCCAGAACCTGCTCACCCTCGCCCAGGTGCCGTCCTTCTGGATCCAGGCCATCTACGGCGGCATCATCCTGCTCGCCCTGATCATCGCCCGGGTGACGACCGGCCGCGCCCAGGACTGA
- a CDS encoding FadR/GntR family transcriptional regulator: protein MDDETAPQKGTVTQRAIDRIKAMIGEGRLEPGQRLPTERDLAVQLGISRSSMREAIRALTVMGVLEARHGSGIYVTQLEAGDLLETFGVVADLSRGPRLVELLEVRRILESTATALAAARITPDQLAEVEKHLTAMNATEDPEEILAHDIAFHREIATAAGNETMAAILDGLSSRTFRARVWRGYQEEGAFERTRREHAAIHRALLAHDPEAARAAAAAHVGEVEQWLRAQLGT from the coding sequence GTGGACGACGAGACGGCCCCGCAGAAGGGCACCGTGACCCAGCGCGCCATCGACCGGATCAAGGCGATGATCGGCGAGGGCCGCCTGGAGCCGGGGCAGCGGCTGCCCACCGAGCGCGATCTCGCGGTCCAGCTCGGCATCTCCCGCAGCTCGATGCGCGAGGCGATCCGCGCGCTCACGGTGATGGGGGTGCTGGAGGCACGGCACGGGTCGGGCATCTACGTCACCCAGCTGGAGGCCGGGGATCTGCTGGAGACGTTCGGTGTGGTCGCCGATCTGTCCCGGGGACCGCGTCTGGTGGAGCTCCTCGAGGTGCGGCGCATCCTGGAGTCGACGGCGACGGCCCTAGCGGCGGCGCGGATCACACCGGATCAGCTGGCCGAGGTGGAGAAACACCTGACGGCGATGAACGCCACGGAGGACCCCGAGGAGATCCTCGCCCACGACATCGCCTTCCACCGCGAGATCGCGACGGCCGCCGGCAACGAGACCATGGCGGCGATCCTGGACGGCCTGTCCTCGAGGACGTTCCGCGCCCGGGTCTGGCGGGGCTACCAGGAAGAGGGGGCCTTCGAGCGGACGCGACGCGAGCATGCCGCGATCCACCGGGCGCTGCTGGCCCATGACCCGGAGGCGGCACGGGCCGCGGCGGCCGCGCATGTGGGCGAAGTGGAGCAGTGGCTGCGGGCGCAGCTCGGTACGTGA
- a CDS encoding L-fuconate dehydratase, giving the protein MSPTPGPPARITALDTYDIRFPTSRELDGSDAMNPDPDYSAAYVVLRTDGTDGHEGHGFSFTIGRGNEVQVAAIHALRHHVIGRDVDELCADPGTLNRDLIGDSQLRWLGPEKGVMHMAIGAVMNAVWDLAAKRAGKPLWRLLADADPEWLVAQIDFRYLTDVLTPQEALEILRKGREGAGERTARLLERGYPAYTTSPGWLGYSDEKLTRLATQAVADGFRQIKLKVGADLDDDVRRCRVARQVVGPGVRIAIDANQRWDVDEAIRWTKALAEFDPYWIEEPTSPDDILGHATIRQAVAPVKVATGEHVQNRVVFKQLLQAGALDVVQIDAARVGGVHENLAILLLAAKFGVPVCPHAGGVGLCELVQHLSMFDYVAVTGTTEDRVIEYVDHLHDHFLDPVVIREGHYTAPASPGFSAAMKAESIARYTFPDGAFWAADLETSGKKGHAA; this is encoded by the coding sequence GTGTCACCGACCCCCGGCCCCCCTGCCCGTATCACCGCGCTCGACACCTACGACATCCGCTTCCCGACCTCGCGCGAGCTCGACGGCTCCGACGCGATGAACCCGGACCCCGACTACTCGGCCGCGTACGTCGTCCTGCGCACCGACGGGACCGACGGACACGAGGGGCACGGCTTCAGCTTCACCATCGGGCGGGGCAACGAGGTCCAGGTGGCCGCCATCCACGCGCTCAGGCACCACGTGATCGGCCGGGACGTCGACGAACTCTGCGCCGACCCGGGGACCCTCAACCGCGACCTGATCGGCGACAGCCAGCTGCGCTGGCTCGGCCCCGAGAAGGGCGTGATGCACATGGCGATCGGGGCCGTCATGAACGCCGTGTGGGACCTGGCCGCCAAGCGCGCCGGCAAGCCGCTGTGGCGGCTGCTCGCCGACGCGGACCCCGAGTGGCTGGTCGCCCAGATCGACTTCCGCTACCTCACCGACGTCCTCACCCCGCAGGAGGCGCTGGAGATCCTCCGCAAGGGCCGCGAGGGCGCCGGGGAACGCACGGCCAGGCTGCTGGAGCGCGGCTACCCCGCCTACACGACCTCCCCCGGCTGGCTCGGCTACAGCGACGAGAAGCTCACCCGGCTCGCCACCCAGGCCGTCGCCGACGGCTTCCGGCAGATCAAGCTGAAGGTCGGCGCGGACCTCGACGACGACGTACGGCGCTGCCGCGTCGCCCGCCAGGTCGTCGGCCCCGGCGTCCGCATCGCCATCGACGCCAACCAGCGCTGGGACGTCGACGAGGCGATCCGCTGGACCAAGGCCCTCGCCGAGTTCGACCCCTACTGGATCGAGGAGCCCACCAGCCCCGACGACATCCTCGGCCACGCGACGATCCGTCAGGCCGTCGCCCCGGTGAAGGTGGCCACCGGCGAACACGTCCAGAACCGTGTCGTCTTCAAGCAGCTCCTCCAGGCCGGCGCCCTCGACGTCGTCCAGATCGACGCGGCCCGCGTCGGCGGCGTCCACGAGAACCTCGCGATCCTGCTGCTCGCCGCGAAGTTCGGCGTACCGGTGTGCCCCCACGCGGGCGGCGTCGGTCTGTGCGAACTTGTCCAGCACCTGTCGATGTTCGACTACGTGGCGGTCACCGGCACCACCGAGGACCGGGTCATCGAGTACGTCGATCATCTGCACGACCACTTCCTCGACCCGGTGGTGATCAGGGAGGGTCACTACACGGCACCCGCCTCGCCGGGCTTCTCGGCCGCCATGAAGGCCGAGTCGATCGCGCGGTACACGTTCCCGGACGGCGCCTTCTGGGCCGCCGACCTCGAGACCTCGGGCAAGAAGGGGCACGCGGCATGA
- a CDS encoding SDR family NAD(P)-dependent oxidoreductase gives MSDFEGLRALVTGGASGIGRSTAELLAARGARVAVLDLDPSSVAEPLLGFKADVSDDASVREAVAAAVAWLGGLDILVNNAGIGAQGTVEDNDDAEWHRVLDVNVVGMVRAARAALPHLRRSEHAAIVNTCSIAATAGLPQRALYSATKGAVHSLTLAMAADHVREGIRVNCVNPGTADTPWIGRLLDRAPDPAAERAALEARQPSGRLVSADEVAGAIAYLASPLSGATTGTSLAVDGGMHGLRLRPAGQ, from the coding sequence ATGAGTGACTTCGAGGGGCTGAGGGCCCTGGTGACCGGCGGCGCCTCCGGCATCGGCCGGTCCACCGCCGAACTCCTGGCCGCGCGCGGCGCCCGGGTCGCCGTCCTCGACCTGGACCCCTCGTCGGTGGCGGAGCCGCTGCTCGGCTTCAAGGCCGACGTCAGCGACGACGCCTCGGTGCGCGAGGCGGTCGCCGCCGCCGTCGCGTGGCTCGGCGGCCTCGACATACTGGTCAACAACGCGGGCATCGGCGCCCAGGGCACCGTCGAGGACAACGACGACGCCGAGTGGCACCGCGTCCTGGACGTCAATGTGGTGGGCATGGTCCGCGCGGCCCGTGCCGCACTCCCGCACCTGCGCCGGTCGGAGCATGCGGCGATCGTCAACACCTGCTCCATCGCCGCCACCGCGGGCCTGCCGCAACGCGCCCTCTACAGCGCGACCAAGGGTGCCGTGCACTCCCTCACCCTCGCGATGGCCGCCGACCACGTCCGCGAGGGCATCCGCGTCAACTGCGTCAACCCCGGCACCGCCGACACGCCCTGGATCGGCCGCCTCCTCGACAGGGCCCCCGACCCCGCCGCCGAGCGCGCCGCCCTGGAGGCCCGTCAGCCCAGCGGCCGTCTCGTCTCGGCGGACGAGGTCGCGGGCGCCATCGCCTATCTGGCGAGCCCGCTGTCCGGCGCCACCACCGGCACCTCCCTCGCGGTCGACGGCGGCATGCACGGCCTGCGACTGCGCCCGGCGGGCCAGTGA